In the genome of Eggerthella sp. YY7918, one region contains:
- a CDS encoding indolepyruvate oxidoreductase subunit beta: MRNVLLAGVGGQGTVLAAKVLAQAAQEKGWQVRTAETIGMAQRGGNVVSHVRMGDGGEEVFAPLVAQGTADLIVAFEPAEAARVLSYLAPRGTLVTATTAIQPVTAALSKEPYRAADIVAHIETQLSGTGATFVPIDDAALTGRVGSRKALNTLLLARALSTGCIPLDLDDLRSAIQACVKPRFVDLNLAAINAACFVG; the protein is encoded by the coding sequence ATGCGTAATGTGCTTTTAGCGGGCGTGGGCGGACAGGGCACCGTGCTTGCGGCGAAGGTGTTGGCCCAGGCTGCGCAGGAAAAGGGCTGGCAGGTGCGTACGGCTGAGACCATCGGCATGGCGCAGCGTGGCGGTAACGTGGTGTCGCACGTGCGCATGGGCGATGGCGGGGAAGAGGTGTTCGCGCCGCTTGTCGCCCAAGGCACAGCCGACCTTATCGTGGCGTTTGAGCCCGCCGAGGCCGCACGCGTGCTGTCGTATCTCGCCCCCCGGGGGACCCTCGTCACGGCGACGACGGCAATTCAACCGGTTACCGCGGCATTGTCGAAGGAACCATATCGTGCTGCCGATATCGTAGCGCACATAGAAACCCAGCTCAGCGGTACCGGGGCAACGTTCGTTCCTATTGACGATGCGGCGCTCACGGGGCGCGTCGGCAGTCGCAAAGCGCTCAATACGCTGCTGCTTGCCAGGGCCTTGTCCACGGGCTGTATTCCTCTTGACCTGGACGATCTCCGCAGCGCCATTCAAGCCTGTGTTAAGCCTCGCTTCGTCGATCTCAACCTTGCCGCCATCAATGCGGCGTGTTTCGTCGGCTGA
- the purE gene encoding 5-(carboxyamino)imidazole ribonucleotide mutase yields MSCESKNPVIGIIMGSESDMPAMEPCMKQLDEFGVPYEVKVASAHRKPAEVHEWASTAHERGIRVIIAAAGKAAHLGGVVAAYTPNPVITVPMKTSDLGGLDSLLSMVQMPSGVPVACVAINGAKNAAILAVQIMGTGCDGARQKIIDFKKAMAEA; encoded by the coding sequence ATGTCTTGCGAATCGAAAAACCCGGTCATCGGCATTATCATGGGTTCGGAAAGCGACATGCCCGCCATGGAGCCGTGCATGAAGCAGCTCGACGAGTTTGGCGTTCCCTATGAGGTGAAAGTGGCCAGCGCGCATCGCAAGCCGGCTGAGGTGCACGAATGGGCATCCACTGCACACGAGCGCGGTATCCGCGTGATCATCGCGGCGGCGGGCAAGGCAGCTCACCTGGGTGGCGTCGTGGCGGCCTACACCCCTAACCCCGTCATCACCGTGCCTATGAAGACAAGCGACCTGGGCGGCCTCGATTCGTTGCTGTCTATGGTGCAGATGCCTTCTGGCGTGCCGGTGGCTTGCGTGGCCATCAACGGCGCGAAGAACGCCGCCATCCTGGCCGTGCAGATCATGGGCACCGGTTGCGACGGTGCTCGTCAGAAGATTATCGACTTCAAGAAGGCCATGGCTGAGGCGTAG
- a CDS encoding zf-TFIIB domain-containing protein codes for MKCPLCNVDLVMSERQGIEIDYCPQCRGVWLDRGELDKIIERANAAAAPVPTAAPVAAPVSFAEAPRRYEEKRYDEKRYKDHYDDDYYKKPHKKKKRGDFLSDLFEFGD; via the coding sequence ATGAAATGTCCCCTCTGCAATGTCGACCTGGTCATGAGCGAGCGCCAAGGCATCGAGATTGACTACTGTCCGCAGTGCCGCGGCGTCTGGCTCGATCGTGGCGAGCTCGACAAAATCATTGAGCGCGCGAACGCTGCAGCGGCCCCAGTGCCTACGGCCGCGCCTGTTGCAGCCCCCGTTTCGTTTGCAGAAGCGCCGCGTCGTTACGAAGAGAAGCGCTACGACGAAAAGCGCTACAAAGATCATTACGATGACGATTACTACAAGAAGCCTCACAAAAAGAAGAAGCGCGGCGATTTCTTGAGCGATCTGTTCGAATTCGGCGACTAG
- a CDS encoding GGDEF domain-containing protein, with translation MDQKGVFSRTEDDKFEGYTYDYLVRIAQFTGWTYEFVEAQGATSNDKATNLLEMLESGQVDIEGGMLYSSALAEMFEYPLNSYGMAHTALFIPEANASVSPTDYIAKGSLNVALLSSAKQRREELEYFCEKSDIHLTTIECSSIDELKSKTSSGEADAFLEIDVNAHEGFTILTSFVARPYFFAAPKGQREIIDEIDKTIQRINESNPTLQSTLYNTYFQKTPSNYPLTDEELAFAKQHKTLRVGIAAEKAPLQTFDKETGELEGVTKGILDYLSEHTGLAFEVVRINPTDDLYRAMRDENIDIIAGIDDNLTVSSLLGVSLSAPYITTSRQLVYNKTVNPENLTNKKLALPWELASGALNMDAEIVEYQSLEECFKAVNDGSADYTYGSSYTLPYYTSLNRFENLLSLPVSGSSMNVCLGIVQPVEPELLSIVNKSLRSLSSTELDALVYDSAFIDKEEEVGRFIQNHLLEFTLICIVILVVFLVLLALYFRTRMAAARTVRDENRRFRKLYSLASEEFFEYTIKDDLFTISSPAEMFPLRGLSDIAQPSEEGAYCIVRNGKETLRRNTEPEVFDTIMNPSETSVEVHHVSGDGTQQWLRILSHYVRGDDGKPISIIGKVTNIDVEMREKLDLSKRACHDGLTGLLNWETFQEAATELLQQGKAGALLIADTDDFKLVNDTYGHLAGDRALQNTAAALAGAFRPQDLIGRLGGDEFAICIDGPIDHEKLLERCKSIIEHGITFLDQNNVEHTITLSLGGVELSEKATDYEAAYHQADQVLYRIKSEGKNRFAIEKFTEC, from the coding sequence ATGGACCAGAAGGGCGTTTTTTCGCGTACCGAAGACGACAAATTTGAAGGCTACACCTACGACTATCTGGTTCGCATCGCTCAATTTACGGGATGGACCTACGAGTTCGTAGAAGCGCAGGGCGCCACTAGCAACGACAAAGCCACCAATTTGCTTGAAATGCTTGAATCCGGCCAGGTGGATATTGAAGGCGGCATGCTCTACAGCTCTGCTTTGGCTGAAATGTTCGAATATCCCCTGAACAGCTATGGAATGGCTCATACGGCGCTGTTTATCCCAGAAGCGAATGCTTCGGTTTCGCCAACCGACTACATAGCCAAGGGTTCACTAAACGTAGCTCTTCTTTCAAGTGCAAAACAGCGGCGCGAAGAACTGGAATACTTTTGCGAAAAAAGCGACATTCATCTGACCACAATCGAGTGTTCCTCGATTGATGAACTTAAAAGCAAAACATCCTCGGGCGAAGCCGATGCCTTTCTGGAAATCGACGTAAACGCACACGAAGGATTTACCATCCTGACATCGTTTGTCGCACGACCATACTTTTTTGCCGCCCCAAAAGGTCAGCGCGAGATCATTGACGAGATAGACAAAACCATCCAGCGTATCAACGAAAGCAATCCCACGCTGCAATCCACGCTGTACAATACCTATTTCCAAAAAACTCCGTCCAACTATCCTCTTACCGACGAGGAACTTGCTTTCGCAAAGCAACACAAGACGCTACGCGTAGGTATTGCCGCCGAAAAGGCCCCGTTGCAGACCTTCGACAAAGAAACGGGCGAACTTGAAGGCGTTACCAAAGGCATCTTGGACTATCTTTCAGAGCACACGGGCCTTGCCTTTGAAGTGGTACGCATTAATCCCACCGACGACCTGTACCGCGCTATGCGCGACGAAAATATTGATATCATAGCCGGCATCGATGATAACCTGACGGTTTCTTCATTGTTGGGCGTATCGCTCAGCGCACCGTACATAACCACATCGAGGCAGCTGGTCTACAATAAAACGGTCAATCCCGAAAATCTTACTAACAAAAAGCTTGCACTTCCATGGGAATTGGCTTCAGGCGCTCTCAATATGGATGCCGAAATAGTTGAATATCAATCGCTAGAAGAATGCTTCAAAGCGGTCAATGACGGCTCTGCCGATTACACGTACGGATCTTCTTATACGCTACCCTACTACACCAGTCTTAACAGATTTGAGAACCTCCTGTCGTTGCCGGTGTCGGGCAGTTCAATGAATGTGTGTCTTGGCATCGTGCAACCCGTTGAGCCGGAGCTTTTGAGCATCGTCAACAAATCTTTGCGCAGTCTTTCATCAACGGAATTAGACGCCTTGGTGTACGACAGCGCCTTCATCGACAAAGAAGAAGAGGTTGGACGGTTTATACAAAACCACTTGCTGGAATTCACTCTCATTTGCATTGTCATTTTGGTAGTTTTCCTAGTGCTTTTAGCGTTGTATTTCCGTACGCGCATGGCAGCTGCCCGCACCGTACGCGATGAAAACCGCCGCTTCCGAAAGCTGTACAGTTTGGCAAGCGAGGAGTTTTTTGAATACACCATCAAAGACGACCTTTTCACTATATCCAGCCCTGCAGAAATGTTTCCTCTACGCGGTCTGAGCGATATCGCACAACCCTCCGAGGAAGGTGCGTACTGCATTGTTCGCAATGGTAAAGAAACGCTGCGACGCAACACCGAACCTGAAGTGTTCGATACGATAATGAATCCCAGCGAAACCAGTGTTGAGGTACACCACGTAAGCGGTGATGGTACACAGCAATGGCTGCGCATTTTGTCGCACTATGTGCGGGGCGACGACGGCAAACCCATTTCCATTATCGGAAAGGTTACCAACATCGATGTAGAGATGCGCGAAAAGCTCGACCTTTCAAAGCGCGCCTGCCACGATGGACTCACCGGGCTTTTGAACTGGGAAACTTTCCAGGAGGCTGCGACCGAGCTTTTGCAGCAGGGCAAGGCCGGAGCGTTGCTTATTGCCGATACCGACGACTTCAAATTGGTCAACGACACCTATGGCCACCTTGCGGGGGACCGGGCGCTGCAAAACACGGCTGCCGCCCTTGCCGGGGCCTTCCGTCCGCAGGATTTAATTGGCCGTCTGGGTGGCGACGAATTTGCTATTTGCATCGATGGCCCCATCGACCACGAGAAGCTTTTGGAGCGCTGCAAGTCCATTATCGAACACGGCATAACGTTTCTAGACCAGAACAACGTGGAGCACACCATCACGCTCAGCTTGGGTGGCGTGGAACTGAGCGAAAAGGCGACGGACTACGAGGCCGCCTATCACCAGGCCGACCAGGTGCTCTATCGCATCAAGAGCGAGGGCAAAA
- a CDS encoding PIN domain-containing protein, with product MKHVYWDACCFIDYLEGNERGRQVRGVLEKAQNGELVIVTSVLSLIEVLGDKDASEKERQKIKEAMRPQCGIQLVDLTRHLAESAREFVWQYSYHKHSKDAVHLATALYVTKYQTIDEIHSFDNDLLKLDGRVGIRIVQPSLENYPESPKPLFDENGYPTNEQ from the coding sequence ATGAAACATGTTTATTGGGATGCATGTTGCTTTATTGATTATTTGGAAGGAAACGAACGGGGGAGACAAGTTCGGGGAGTGCTGGAAAAAGCCCAAAATGGAGAACTTGTAATTGTTACCTCAGTTTTATCACTTATAGAGGTTTTGGGCGATAAAGATGCTTCAGAAAAGGAAAGACAGAAAATCAAAGAAGCCATGCGGCCCCAATGCGGAATTCAGTTGGTTGATCTAACCAGACATCTTGCCGAGTCTGCCAGAGAATTCGTTTGGCAATATAGTTACCATAAGCACTCAAAAGATGCTGTGCACCTTGCGACCGCGCTATACGTGACAAAGTATCAGACGATTGATGAAATTCATTCTTTTGATAACGATCTGCTAAAACTTGACGGTCGCGTAGGTATTCGAATAGTGCAACCTTCACTTGAAAACTACCCCGAATCGCCAAAGCCGCTTTTTGACGAGAACGGTTATCCCACAAATGAGCAATAG
- a CDS encoding thiamine pyrophosphate-dependent enzyme — MTKKLLMGNEAFAHAALEAGVRVVAGYPGTPSSELIETVAKLHAAGAARGVHVEWSTNEKAALELLAGASYTGARCLFTCKQVGLNVASDALMSLNYVGVKGGMVLFVADDPGPISSQTEQDTRRFASFAKLPVFDPSTPDEGFAMMQAAFDLSERYHTPVIVRPTTRINHASTFFDIADTTDARPVPEEGFERDPKWVIFPRRAYQAHGEINERLRDIACDFAHEPALAAFNPMIEGGEGLAPQANVSRETGAVHGGASDRHPNVSRETFDDEKNQQISELQDVSGATAVARSPRLGIVAGGVSAAYVREALRMVEAHAAEEDLVVPAYRFWRVGTPYPFPEETAAQFAEGLEQILVLEELDHVLEDELLAFAGRTHATFDVRGKLTGDARDRGENDVDDIASRIALFFGFNSQTDVSRETSAFAPVENLPVRPPVLCAGCPHRGSFYAVKCALGKTPAVLCGDIGCYTLGNAMPLDAVDTCLCMGAGITMAQGFAVAESHKKALAFVGDSTFFASGLTGIVNAVYNGHDITVCVLDNATTAMTGSQPHPGTGVTLMGPRRTPVSIERVLEAVGFECIVHANPLDLEASTSAAREAIEFAGPSAILFESPCIQLVKPGAPATVNADTCTGCKKCITEIGCPAIGFDADARGPKSKERGQAYVDSSLCNGCGLCTQVCPFDALGVPSEGGSHA, encoded by the coding sequence ATGACGAAGAAACTCCTGATGGGAAATGAGGCGTTCGCACATGCGGCGCTTGAAGCGGGCGTGCGCGTGGTGGCGGGCTATCCGGGAACGCCGTCGTCGGAGCTCATTGAGACGGTGGCGAAGTTGCATGCGGCCGGTGCCGCGCGCGGCGTACATGTGGAGTGGTCCACGAACGAGAAGGCCGCTTTGGAACTGTTGGCAGGCGCGTCTTACACGGGTGCGCGCTGTTTATTCACGTGCAAGCAGGTGGGGCTCAATGTGGCGAGCGACGCGCTTATGAGCTTGAACTACGTGGGCGTGAAGGGCGGCATGGTGTTGTTCGTGGCCGACGACCCGGGCCCCATCTCCTCGCAAACCGAACAGGATACGCGCCGCTTCGCGTCTTTTGCGAAGTTGCCGGTGTTTGATCCGTCCACGCCGGACGAGGGCTTTGCTATGATGCAGGCTGCGTTCGACCTGTCCGAGCGCTATCATACGCCCGTCATTGTGCGACCCACTACGCGCATTAACCACGCATCGACGTTTTTCGATATTGCAGACACGACCGACGCACGGCCGGTGCCTGAGGAAGGTTTTGAGCGCGATCCAAAGTGGGTTATCTTCCCGCGCCGCGCCTACCAAGCGCACGGCGAGATCAACGAGCGCTTGCGCGACATCGCTTGCGACTTCGCCCATGAACCTGCCTTGGCTGCCTTCAATCCCATGATTGAAGGCGGAGAAGGCCTCGCACCGCAAGCGAATGTTTCACGTGAAACAGGGGCCGTGCACGGGGGCGCCTCGGATCGTCACCCAAATGTTTCACGTGAAACATTTGATGATGAAAAGAATCAACAAATAAGTGAATTGCAGGATGTTTCAGGGGCCACAGCAGTCGCTCGCTCTCCTCGGCTCGGCATTGTGGCGGGCGGCGTTTCGGCGGCGTATGTGCGCGAAGCGTTGCGCATGGTCGAGGCGCACGCGGCTGAGGAAGACCTCGTGGTACCAGCGTATCGATTCTGGAGGGTGGGAACGCCCTATCCCTTCCCGGAGGAAACGGCGGCGCAATTTGCGGAAGGTCTCGAGCAGATTCTTGTGTTGGAAGAACTCGATCATGTGCTTGAAGACGAGCTGCTCGCTTTTGCGGGCCGCACCCATGCGACGTTCGACGTGCGCGGCAAGTTGACCGGCGATGCGCGCGACCGCGGTGAAAACGACGTCGACGATATAGCTTCTAGAATTGCGCTGTTTTTCGGCTTCAATTCTCAAACAGATGTTTCACGTGAAACATCTGCGTTCGCTCCTGTTGAAAATCTTCCCGTTCGTCCGCCGGTTCTTTGTGCCGGATGTCCGCACCGCGGCAGCTTCTATGCGGTCAAATGTGCGCTTGGGAAAACGCCGGCCGTGTTGTGCGGTGATATCGGATGCTACACGCTGGGTAACGCCATGCCGCTTGATGCCGTGGATACGTGCCTGTGCATGGGCGCGGGCATCACGATGGCGCAGGGCTTCGCCGTAGCCGAGTCGCACAAGAAGGCGCTCGCGTTTGTGGGCGATTCGACGTTCTTTGCGAGCGGTCTTACCGGCATCGTGAATGCTGTGTACAACGGCCACGATATTACCGTGTGTGTGCTCGACAATGCCACCACCGCCATGACTGGTTCGCAGCCACACCCCGGCACTGGTGTGACGCTTATGGGTCCGCGTCGTACGCCGGTGTCCATCGAGCGTGTTTTGGAAGCGGTAGGCTTCGAGTGCATTGTGCACGCCAATCCTCTTGATCTGGAAGCGTCGACGTCCGCTGCTCGTGAGGCTATTGAGTTCGCTGGCCCGTCGGCTATCTTATTTGAATCGCCCTGCATTCAGCTGGTGAAACCCGGCGCACCCGCCACCGTAAACGCGGATACCTGCACCGGCTGCAAGAAGTGCATCACCGAAATCGGCTGTCCTGCCATCGGTTTTGACGCGGATGCTCGTGGCCCCAAGAGCAAAGAGCGCGGCCAGGCCTACGTGGACTCCAGTCTCTGCAACGGCTGTGGCCTCTGCACCCAAGTGTGTCCCTTCGATGCACTCGGTGTTCCGTCGGAAGGAGGTTCTCATGCGTAA
- a CDS encoding InlB B-repeat-containing protein, producing MKRSIYASKILAVFLSLVLIASCNVPLAWGEAIGGDSVSAAGANQETASNEEIPSGTDESDSNTETTGTDPSSEEGTTDNKSEDTPTVETTNETVASLLSSARSLASEPKATTPVAEVVNADGTVAAQYTLLANALRDGAGKTVRLLQDVSSSSTQYDIDESMTLDLNSHSIFSKKNYTVKANAASNKEIEVIIKNGTIRNAFTGTDYASAVFARQGGNITLEDVTLEANSSYGYGVKIGQDGDKQQPTVTVQGSSTRIYGTIAGAAIMGNSETGDKPTLVLNEGTIQGEWYGIAGNGSIDNTSITIKGGVVKALEPTDAKGIYHPQDGDLTIDGGKVQGPGGVQYCGAGTLKIAGGELRATEALVDPAIQKGDGSVEDGAALSLVSRGGGYGAAGSANVSITGGSLISDHNVALLEYGVEGIESLVGTLAIGGGSDLLIAGGEGKDAVQFNKLTGRTAQAIAGGLFSSKVPVEYCAPGYVPTDVLDNGRYSVQKPAIQVWNDFGSPISSAHGSLSDAFAAAAAQQPKHIVAIVGDYTLESNTSIPENTYLDVRDGATLTVPSGVTLTVPDNCMRLGIWSGGTLNIEDGGKVLIKKGSASTGNMHGFVMLQEGSTLNGELSVPEGCFLDKNGTNYVASELSNAVAKLVKPDGSVTYATQKNFANLDYADGETLVLLKNVTSPLFSSVPITLDLNGFTLTCSDEWTGSVINASDNLVIKNGTVKAGAVCENVVQIVGGSLTIESDATIDGGQTLGIFVDYESGLVVNGTVKSTNDCAISGNGNGGSDNTTITINEGATVTSENEPAIFHPQIGTIDVLGGTIRGITGIEMRSGDLNVSGGIIEATADSFLSSENGNGTTSTGVGIAVAQHTTGHPINVNITGGNISGIYALHESNPQNNDDTVIAQVKLSISGGTFKAIKGGTDAVSSKDVSNFITGGTFNTVVPTTYYDTDRYAQNAQGAAADPGKIVPREFSLTYDLKQGALPSGKSNPATYTCLDEVTLVNPERAGYTFTGWTGGGLSQATVNVTIPKDSKGNRAYVATWTANPASIVFETNGGAKIDALEGVTDDTVTGTLLTPVRAGFKFAGWFDNAALTGNAVTSLPATFPADTTTFYAKWTKEVVEGNATIVVELPGVVGDDVSATVVEDAADRALDNAKSALDTLKAGGIPDGVSAQDAAKLKAALADTSKNVVVKVTLGIERIDGSVSGDEKAAIENKKEGHEEVAAFFDLSVLMTVEVIDPATGHPVGDATTVSLSSVDKPLLFELRVDPDSIAGKSVRIAHVHDGATEIIYPESVDRAAGTVRFFGYKFSTYALLTSSQVTVHFDPAGGAFANASDATQIVAFGAQAVPPTAPTRAGYQFTGWFTDTSYAQPFDFSKGVENTTTVYAGWVQKSGGSGALVDNPDKKKPPFGTLVSTGDKGDVLIETTIAFALVAGLIACAVAVHRRRRGER from the coding sequence ATGAAACGCAGCATCTACGCCAGTAAGATTTTGGCCGTCTTTCTGTCACTCGTTCTTATTGCTTCGTGCAATGTGCCCCTTGCCTGGGGCGAGGCCATTGGTGGCGATTCCGTTTCTGCAGCCGGGGCTAACCAAGAAACTGCCTCGAATGAGGAAATCCCGTCCGGAACTGATGAATCAGATTCCAACACTGAAACAACGGGCACTGATCCTTCTTCCGAAGAAGGGACGACCGACAACAAGAGTGAAGATACCCCTACGGTCGAGACCACCAACGAGACGGTGGCCTCCTTGCTCTCTAGCGCTCGCAGCCTAGCCTCCGAGCCGAAGGCAACGACGCCGGTGGCGGAAGTGGTCAATGCGGATGGCACCGTGGCGGCTCAGTATACCTTGCTGGCCAACGCTCTTCGTGATGGAGCGGGTAAGACGGTTCGGCTCTTGCAAGACGTTTCTAGCAGTAGTACCCAATACGACATCGATGAATCAATGACGCTTGACTTAAATAGTCATAGCATTTTTAGCAAAAAGAATTACACGGTAAAGGCAAATGCCGCTAGTAACAAGGAAATTGAAGTCATCATTAAGAACGGTACGATACGCAACGCCTTTACTGGAACCGATTATGCATCAGCGGTCTTTGCTCGACAAGGTGGCAACATAACGCTTGAAGATGTGACGCTTGAGGCAAATTCAAGTTACGGCTATGGCGTGAAGATTGGTCAGGACGGAGATAAGCAGCAACCGACAGTCACCGTTCAAGGTTCAAGTACACGTATCTACGGAACAATCGCAGGCGCAGCGATTATGGGCAACAGCGAAACCGGCGATAAGCCGACGCTCGTTCTGAACGAGGGCACCATCCAAGGCGAGTGGTATGGCATTGCTGGTAACGGTAGCATTGACAATACTTCTATCACCATCAAAGGGGGTGTTGTAAAGGCGCTCGAGCCCACTGACGCAAAAGGAATTTACCATCCCCAAGACGGCGATCTAACCATTGACGGTGGTAAGGTGCAGGGTCCAGGTGGGGTCCAGTACTGCGGTGCGGGCACATTGAAAATCGCCGGTGGCGAACTGCGAGCCACGGAAGCATTGGTAGATCCCGCCATCCAGAAAGGTGACGGTTCTGTCGAGGATGGCGCGGCGTTGTCGCTTGTTTCGCGTGGTGGCGGCTACGGTGCGGCGGGAAGCGCGAACGTTTCCATTACGGGAGGGTCGCTCATAAGCGATCATAACGTGGCGCTCCTCGAATATGGGGTCGAGGGAATTGAGAGCCTCGTCGGTACTCTTGCCATCGGGGGGGGGTCAGACCTTCTCATAGCGGGTGGTGAAGGCAAGGATGCCGTACAGTTTAACAAGCTCACCGGTCGTACCGCCCAGGCGATAGCGGGTGGTCTCTTCTCAAGTAAAGTTCCCGTTGAGTACTGTGCGCCGGGCTATGTGCCAACCGATGTGCTGGATAACGGTCGGTACAGCGTGCAGAAGCCTGCGATTCAGGTGTGGAACGACTTCGGTAGCCCGATCAGCAGCGCCCATGGTTCGCTGAGCGACGCTTTTGCTGCCGCAGCCGCCCAGCAGCCAAAGCATATCGTGGCCATTGTGGGCGACTATACACTTGAGAGCAACACAAGCATTCCCGAGAACACCTATCTTGATGTGCGAGACGGCGCAACGCTCACGGTTCCGAGTGGTGTGACCTTGACGGTCCCCGATAATTGCATGCGTCTCGGCATCTGGAGCGGTGGCACGCTGAATATCGAAGACGGCGGCAAAGTGCTTATTAAAAAGGGCTCCGCATCGACAGGCAATATGCATGGTTTTGTAATGCTCCAAGAGGGGAGTACGCTGAATGGCGAACTGAGCGTGCCGGAGGGTTGTTTCCTCGATAAGAACGGAACGAACTATGTAGCAAGCGAGCTAAGTAATGCGGTAGCGAAATTGGTAAAGCCCGATGGCTCTGTGACGTATGCGACGCAAAAGAATTTTGCCAACCTTGACTATGCCGACGGTGAAACGCTTGTCTTGTTGAAAAATGTTACTTCGCCGCTCTTCTCTTCAGTCCCCATAACGTTGGATTTGAACGGATTTACACTGACTTGCAGCGATGAGTGGACTGGTTCCGTCATAAACGCGTCGGACAATCTTGTTATAAAGAATGGCACTGTTAAAGCGGGGGCAGTCTGCGAAAACGTTGTGCAAATTGTTGGCGGCTCGCTTACGATTGAATCGGATGCCACGATCGACGGCGGGCAAACTCTCGGAATATTCGTCGATTACGAGTCCGGCCTGGTTGTAAACGGAACGGTGAAGAGTACCAACGACTGCGCCATCTCCGGCAATGGTAACGGCGGGTCTGACAATACGACCATCACCATCAACGAAGGTGCAACGGTAACGTCCGAGAACGAACCAGCCATCTTTCATCCGCAAATCGGCACCATTGATGTTCTTGGCGGAACCATCAGGGGCATCACAGGCATCGAAATGCGTTCGGGCGATCTGAATGTATCGGGCGGCATTATCGAGGCCACGGCCGATTCATTCTTGTCCTCGGAGAACGGGAATGGTACAACATCAACCGGTGTCGGCATCGCGGTCGCTCAGCACACGACGGGACATCCCATCAACGTGAACATCACCGGTGGCAATATCTCCGGCATCTACGCCCTGCATGAAAGCAACCCTCAGAATAACGATGATACCGTCATCGCCCAGGTGAAACTCAGCATTTCCGGCGGAACGTTCAAGGCCATCAAGGGCGGTACGGATGCTGTCTCCAGCAAGGATGTTTCTAATTTCATCACGGGCGGCACGTTCAACACGGTCGTGCCAACCACTTATTACGACACTGACCGGTACGCGCAAAATGCGCAGGGTGCCGCGGCCGATCCGGGGAAGATTGTCCCCCGCGAGTTCTCCCTGACCTATGATCTCAAACAGGGCGCGCTCCCGTCTGGCAAAAGCAATCCTGCAACCTACACGTGCCTTGACGAGGTGACGCTCGTCAATCCCGAGCGCGCCGGCTATACCTTCACTGGCTGGACAGGCGGAGGGCTTTCCCAGGCAACCGTGAACGTGACCATCCCCAAGGATTCGAAGGGCAATCGCGCTTACGTTGCCACCTGGACGGCGAATCCTGCGAGCATCGTTTTCGAAACGAACGGCGGCGCGAAGATTGATGCTCTTGAGGGTGTGACCGATGACACGGTAACCGGCACGCTGTTGACTCCTGTTCGTGCCGGTTTCAAGTTCGCCGGCTGGTTCGACAATGCGGCGCTGACTGGCAATGCGGTAACGTCGCTGCCCGCAACGTTTCCTGCAGATACCACCACCTTCTATGCGAAGTGGACCAAAGAGGTTGTTGAAGGTAACGCAACCATCGTCGTAGAGCTGCCCGGCGTTGTGGGCGACGACGTGTCTGCTACGGTCGTCGAGGATGCGGCTGACAGAGCGCTTGACAATGCCAAAAGCGCACTTGACACCTTGAAGGCGGGCGGGATCCCTGACGGCGTGAGCGCGCAAGACGCCGCGAAACTGAAGGCGGCACTGGCTGATACGAGCAAAAATGTGGTGGTGAAGGTGACGCTCGGCATCGAGCGTATTGATGGGTCTGTAAGCGGGGACGAGAAAGCCGCCATCGAAAACAAGAAAGAAGGCCACGAAGAGGTGGCGGCATTCTTCGATCTGTCTGTTTTGATGACCGTTGAGGTGATTGATCCCGCGACTGGTCATCCAGTTGGTGATGCTACAACGGTGTCGCTTTCGTCCGTTGATAAGCCGCTGCTTTTCGAGCTGCGCGTCGATCCCGACTCCATCGCGGGGAAGAGTGTGCGCATTGCACACGTACATGACGGTGCAACCGAGATTATCTACCCCGAATCCGTTGATCGTGCAGCGGGTACGGTGCGCTTCTTCGGGTACAAGTTCTCGACGTATGCACTTCTCACATCATCTCAAGTGACAGTGCATTTCGATCCTGCTGGTGGCGCGTTTGCGAACGCTTCTGATGCAACGCAGATAGTTGCGTTCGGTGCGCAGGCGGTGCCACCGACCGCACCGACGCGTGCGGGATACCAATTTACCGGCTGGTTTACGGATACGAGTTACGCGCAGCCTTTCGACTTCTCGAAGGGTGTCGAAAACACGACGACGGTCTATGCGGGCTGGGTGCAGAAGAGTGGTGGATCGGGTGCTCTTGTAGATAACCCTGACAAGAAGAAACCTCCCTTTGGCACGCTTGTGTCGACCGGCGACAAGGGCGACGTACTGATTGAGACGACCATCGCCTTTGCGCTTGTGGCTGGTCTGATTGCATGTGCTGTGGCGGTGCATCGTCGCAGGAGGGGTGAGCGGTAG